The region ATGCCGCACGGCGAAGGCGGCCGCCGGGCTGGCTTTAACATCACACGTCGACGACGAGAAACCCTTGTGGGCCGACACCGACGCGAAGGGCCGCGTAACGGCGCTGGGCGCTGACGCCAAGGATAAGAACGCCGTGACTTGCGGCCTTTATTACATGACTCAGAAGGCCGCGACGGCGATGCCTGAAGCCGAACGGCATTCTCGATTAAGGGATTTTTGGCAGGGACTCGTCGCCTCCGGCGAGGTCGTCATGGGCGTGACCCTTTCCAAATCCCTCGACGTCGACCGCCCCGAGGACATCGCCGCGGCCGAATCATTCCTCACCACGGAGACCAAGCGATGAAAGCTCTGGGCATCTTACGCGAGACGCAGAACTCCCCCGGCCGCGAGTCGGACGACGCGCTCATCCTCAAGGCCGTGATGGACCAGCTCTCGATCCTCAAGACCGAGGTCACGGTGATGACCCCCGAGGAGTTCGACCGCGCCGACGGCAAGGGCTACGACCTCATCGTGCCGATGTGCGAGACCTACCCCCGCCTGATGCGCCTCAAGAAGCTCGAGAGCGAGACCGGCGTCGTGACGGTCAACCCCGCCGACTCCGTCCTCGGCTGCTACCGCACGCGCATGCTCGAGTCCTTCGCGAACACGCCCGGCCTCTCCTACCCGCCCACGGTGGTGCGCCGGACGACGCCGGAGGCCAACCGGACCGCCCCGGATTTCGAGGCGGCGTCCGGCTGGTGGCTCAAGCGCGGCGACGTGCACAACACCTGCGCCTACGACGTGGTCTTCGCCAAGGACTGGGACGAGGCCGAGAAGATCCGCCGCGAGTTCGAGAGCCGCGAGATCAAGGATCTCGCGATCCAGCGCCATACCGACGGCGACCTCATCAAGTTCTACGGCGTCGGCCCCGGGCAGTGGTTCACCTGGTTCTACCACGACCCGTCCACCGCCCGCCGCCTGCCCTTCGAGCTCGAGGACCTCGCCGCCCAGGCCGAGCTCGCCGCGAAGGCCGTGAAGGTCGAGGTGTTCGGCGGAGACGCCATCGTGACTCCCGACGGAAAGATTTATATCATCGACATCAACAGCTGGCCGAGCTTCGCGCGCGTGCGCGCCGAAGCCGCGGTCCAGATCGCCCGCCGCCTGCGCCTTCGCCTGCGCCAGGTGGCCGGCAGGAAAGGTTAAGACCATGACGCCTCAAGCCCTGACGGACGCTCCCTATTCGGCCGGACCCAAGTCGAAGGCCCTGTTCCAGGAGGAGCAGGAGTACATCGCTCCCGGCCTGCAGACGATCGCGCTGTACGCCCAGCTCGCCATCGACGGCGGCAGGGGCGCCTCGCTGCGCGACGTGGACGGGAAGGAGTACCTCGATCTCGTCGCCGGCATCGGCGTGGCCTCCCTCGGCTACGGCCATCCGGACTGGGCCAAGGCCGTCGGCGAGCAGGCCGCGAAGACTGCGGTCGGCTCCTTCACCACGCCGCACCGCGTGAGCTTCCTGCGGACCTTGGCGAGCGTGACCCCCAAGGGCCTCACGCGCTGCCAGCTGTACTCCTCCGGCGCCGAGGCCGTCGAGGCCGCGCTGCGCCTCGCTAAGTCCCGAACGGGCAAGTTCGAGGTCGTGGGTTTCTGGGGCGGCTTCCACGGCAAGACCATGGGCGTGATGGGCCTGCTCAACGACGGCTTCAAGAACAACTACGGCGCGATGATGCCGGGCCTGCACCTGTCCCCCTATCCCGACAGCCGGAATTGCCCGTTCGGGACCAAGGGCGAGCACGACTGCGGCGCGCACTCCCTCGACTTCCTGCGGGAGAAGATCAAGCGCGAGACGACCGGCGCGGTGGCCGCGATCATCATCGAGCCGGTGCAGGGGACGAACGGCAACGTGATCCCGCCGAAGGGCTTCTTCAAGGGCGTGCAGGACATCGCCAAAGAGATCGGGGCGCTGTTCATCTCCGACGAGATGATCACGGGCTTCGGCCGCACGGGGAAGATGTTCGGGTGCGATCATGAGGGGGTCATCCCGGACATGATGACGATCGGGAAAGGCTTCGGGGGCGGGTTCCCGGTGTCGGGCGTGGTGACGAGCACCGAGATCGCGAACTCGAAACCTTGGTCGAATCCGTCGGGTTCATCCTCCAGCTACGGGGGCAACCCCCTGGCGTCCGCCGCCTGCGATACCACTCTCAAGATTATTCTGCGTGATAAGCTCGTCGAGAACGCCGCGACGGTAGGAGCGGCGATGCTCCAGCGCCTCAACGACATCAAGGCCAAGCAGCCTTTGATCGGCTCACTGAGAGGCCGTGGTTTGATGCTCGGAGTAGACCTCGTCAATCCGAAGGATAAAAAACCCCTCGACAAGAATATCTGTAAGGAGATTTTCGAGGAAGGCCTGAAGCGAGGCGTTTTGACGATGGCGTACAATCCTTCGCTCAGGATCAATCCTCCTCTGGTGATCACGGAAAAGCAAGCGTTGGACGGTCTCGATCTCATGGCCGAGGCGATGAATGTCGTCGCGAAGAGGCGAAGCCTCTGAGCAAGATCCAGTCCGTCGCTCTCGTCGGCTTCGGGGCCATCGCGGAAGGCGCCCACCTGTCGGCTCTGCGCTCGTGCAATGTCGTCGTGGATGCGGTCGCCGAGCCCTCGACATTGCGCCGCGAAGCGGCGCGCCGTTCGTTGCCGCACGCACGTATCTACGACTCCGTGGAGCAGCTCCTGTCGGCGGAGAGATCGCTCGACGCCCTCATCGTCTGCTCTCCGCCAAGCTATCACGGAAACGGAATTTTGTCTGGGATTCGCGCCGGCATCCACGTCCTCTGTGAAAAGCCCCTGACTTTGGACCCGGAAGTATTCGCCCAGATCCAAACGGAATCCGCTTCGCGGAACGTGTGTGTGTACTCCATCAACAACTGGGCCTACTCCCCGCAATGGGCCCGCCTTCTCGAGGTCGTTGCGTCGGGCCGCCTCGGCCCCATCCGCCATGCCGATATCCGCGTGCTTCGCACGCGTCCGTCGATCTCGGCTTCGCCGAACGACTGGCGCAGAGACCCGGCCATCTCCGGCGGGGGCATCTTCGTGGATCACGGCTGGCACAATCTCTATTTGATGCGGCGCCTTCTGGGGGCCGAGGCGTCTATCGTCGACGTCGTCCTTCAACCGAAGGGCTCGGTGGACGACGTTGCGACCGCGTTGTTCACCGCTCCTGGAGCCTCCGGCACCATGCACCTGTCCTGGCGCGCGGGCGAGCGCTCGAACTCCGCGTTCGTGACCGGCGAAAAAGGCTCCGCCGAGCTCCGCGACGACTCCCTGACCGTCAAGGCGAACGGCCTCGAGGAGACCACACGCTTCCCCGAGAAGCTCTCCGGCGGATCCGCGCACCCCGAATGGCTCGCCGAGATGTGGCCGGCCTTCGAGGCCGAGTGCGCCGGGGTCGGGCGAGGGAACAACCTCGCCGAGGCCGCCTTCTGCCTCGCGACCATCCGCGCGGCCTACGCGACGGAGGAGGCGACGCGTGCCTAACCCCCCGAACGTCTTCACGCGCGCGATCCTCTGGGCAGCCCATCCCAAGCTGCTGTGGCAGCGTTGCGGCGGCATGTCCGTGCTCGAACGCCAGCTGTTCACCGCGGCGCGCGCGGGCCTCGAGTCGGTGTTCGTGACGATCGCCGAGCCCGAGGAGGGCCAGCTCGCACTCCTTCGCCTGCCGCTCGGCCTCGAGGTGCGCTGGGTGACCAAGGGCGAGGCGGCGCTGAGCGAATGCGAGCCGCCCTATCTCGGCCTTTCCGCCGACCATTTCATCCGGGTCGACACCTTGGCCTTCATCGCCCGCCAGGAATTCCCGACCTCGGTCAGCTATGAGGACGCCTCCGCGCTGAGCGTCGTCCAGGTCGTGCTCGCCCGCGATGAGCATATCTCGCGCGTCAAGCAACCCCTGCCCGACGGGGCCTGCAAGCGCCTCGAGGCGCCGCTCAACCAGGGCGCGATCGTGGACTGGCTCATGGTCGCCGGCCCCAAGCCCCAGGACGGCTTCATGGCCCGCCACTTCGACCGCCACCTCTCGCTGGCCGCGAGCCGGGCGCTGCTCGACACCGGGGTCACGCCGAACCAGATGACCGTGTTCAGCACGACGCTGGGTCTGATCGGCGCCTCGTTCTTCCTCGGCGACACGCGCCTCCACTACGTGACCGGGGCCATGCTCGTCTGGCTGCACTCGGTGCTCGACGGCTGCGACGGCGAGCTCGCGCGCGTGCGCTTCCAGGAAACCCCCCTCGGCTCCGACCTCGACTTCTGGGGCGACAACCT is a window of Elusimicrobiota bacterium DNA encoding:
- a CDS encoding CDP-alcohol phosphatidyltransferase family protein is translated as MPNPPNVFTRAILWAAHPKLLWQRCGGMSVLERQLFTAARAGLESVFVTIAEPEEGQLALLRLPLGLEVRWVTKGEAALSECEPPYLGLSADHFIRVDTLAFIARQEFPTSVSYEDASALSVVQVVLARDEHISRVKQPLPDGACKRLEAPLNQGAIVDWLMVAGPKPQDGFMARHFDRHLSLAASRALLDTGVTPNQMTVFSTTLGLIGASFFLGDTRLHYVTGAMLVWLHSVLDGCDGELARVRFQETPLGSDLDFWGDNLVHLALFTCLGVGFWLDGHRRTLALAAVADAGVLASAWTAWRHRRARRENRGPETGVVEQAGGDGFESKLSRIENALAQRDFIYLLVILAFVDMVYEFLWAAAIGGSLYFIVMLYLRRVNINEQARQPHPAR
- a CDS encoding aspartate aminotransferase family protein, translating into MTPQALTDAPYSAGPKSKALFQEEQEYIAPGLQTIALYAQLAIDGGRGASLRDVDGKEYLDLVAGIGVASLGYGHPDWAKAVGEQAAKTAVGSFTTPHRVSFLRTLASVTPKGLTRCQLYSSGAEAVEAALRLAKSRTGKFEVVGFWGGFHGKTMGVMGLLNDGFKNNYGAMMPGLHLSPYPDSRNCPFGTKGEHDCGAHSLDFLREKIKRETTGAVAAIIIEPVQGTNGNVIPPKGFFKGVQDIAKEIGALFISDEMITGFGRTGKMFGCDHEGVIPDMMTIGKGFGGGFPVSGVVTSTEIANSKPWSNPSGSSSSYGGNPLASAACDTTLKIILRDKLVENAATVGAAMLQRLNDIKAKQPLIGSLRGRGLMLGVDLVNPKDKKPLDKNICKEIFEEGLKRGVLTMAYNPSLRINPPLVITEKQALDGLDLMAEAMNVVAKRRSL
- a CDS encoding Gfo/Idh/MocA family oxidoreductase, with the translated sequence MDAVAEPSTLRREAARRSLPHARIYDSVEQLLSAERSLDALIVCSPPSYHGNGILSGIRAGIHVLCEKPLTLDPEVFAQIQTESASRNVCVYSINNWAYSPQWARLLEVVASGRLGPIRHADIRVLRTRPSISASPNDWRRDPAISGGGIFVDHGWHNLYLMRRLLGAEASIVDVVLQPKGSVDDVATALFTAPGASGTMHLSWRAGERSNSAFVTGEKGSAELRDDSLTVKANGLEETTRFPEKLSGGSAHPEWLAEMWPAFEAECAGVGRGNNLAEAAFCLATIRAAYATEEATRA